In a genomic window of Meleagris gallopavo isolate NT-WF06-2002-E0010 breed Aviagen turkey brand Nicholas breeding stock chromosome 1, Turkey_5.1, whole genome shotgun sequence:
- the TIAM1 gene encoding T-lymphoma invasion and metastasis-inducing protein 1 isoform X5 translates to MSALRRVNRKLKNESAVGSGDSLYRMLYLEFTGPQLATMRQLTDADKLRKVICELLETERTYVKDLNCLMERYLKPLQKETFLTPDELDVLFGNLTEMVAFQVEFLKTLEDGVRLVPDLEKLEKVEQFKKVLFSLGGSFLYYADRFKLYSAFCASHTKVPKVLVKAKTDTAFKAFLDAQNPRRQHSSTLESYLIKPIQRILKYPLLLKELFALTDVDSEEHYHLDVAIKTMNKVASHINEMQKIHEEYGAVFDQLIAEQTGEKKEVADLSMGDLLLHNTVIWLNPPASLGKWKKEPELAAFVFKTAVVLVYKDGSKQKKKLGGSHRASIYEDWDPFRFRHMIPLEALQVRALASADAETNSVCEIVHVKSESEGRPERTFHLCCSSPEHRKDFLKAVHSILRDKHRRQLLKTESLPSSQQYVPFGGKRLCALKGARPAMNRAVSAPSKSLGRRRRRLARNRFTIDSDAVFTSSPEKEPQQPTHGGDTDRWVEEQFDLAQYEEQEDIKETDILSDDDEYCEAMRGAVADRDLRERLQAASITCRGDRSRPAMDTHASRMTQLKKQAALTGINGDVEGHGEEVIWVRREDFVPSRKLNTEL, encoded by the exons ATGTCGGCTCTGCGGAGAGTTAACCGTAAACTCAAGAACGAAAGCGCTGTGGGATCCGGCGACTCTCTGTACCGTATGCTGTATTTG GAATTCACAGGACCCCAGCTGGCCACCATGAGACAACTCACAGATGCAGATAAACTGCGAAAGGTCATCTGCGAACTTCTCGAAACAGAGCGCACCTACGTCAAA gACCTAAACTGTCTAATGGAGAGATACCTGAAGCCTCTACAAAAAGAAACGTTCCTCACACCAGATGAG cTGGATGTTCTCTTTGGGAATCTGACTGAAATGGTAGCATTTCAGGTGGAGTTCCTGAAAACTCTTGAAGATGGAGTAAGGCTGGTTCCAGACCTGGAAAAGCTTGAAAAAGTTGAGCAATTTAAG AAAGTGCTGTTTTCCTTGGGTGGATCCTTCCTTTACTACGCCGACCGTTTCAAGCTGTACAGTGCCTTCTGTGCCAGCCACACGAAAGTCCCAAAAGTACTGGTGAAAG CCAAGACAGATACAGCTTTCAAGGCATTTCTGGATGCTCAGAATCCCAGACGGCAGCACTCTTCCACGCTGGAGTCTTACCTCATCAAACCCATTCAGAGGATATTGAAATACCCTCTCCTGCTGAAGGAGCTCTTTGCTCTGACTGATGTAGACAGTGAAGAACATTATCACCTCGATG TGGCCATAAAAACAATGAACAAAGTTGCCAGCCATattaatgaaatgcaaaaaatcCACGAAGAATATGGGGCAGTGTTTGACCAACTCATAGCAGaacaaacaggagagaaaaaagag GTTGCAGACCTTTCCATGGGGGATTTGCTCTTGCATAACACAGTGATATGGCTTAATCCTCCTGCTTCACTAGGGAAATGGAAGAAGGAACCTGAGCTGGCAGCATTTG TGTTCAAAACTGCTGTGGTCCTTGTGTACAAGGATGGTTccaaacagaagaagaaactt GGAGGATCACATAGAGCTTCAATTTATGAAGACTGGGATCCATTCCGCTTTCGTCACATGATACCTTTGGAAGCACTGCAGGTTCGAGCATTGGCAAGTGCAG aTGCAGAGACCAATTCTGTATGTGAGATTGTCCACGTTAAATCTGAGTCTGAAGGCAGGCCAGAAAGAACGTTTCACCTTTGCTGTAG TTCACCAGAACACAGGAAGGACTTTCTGAAGGCAGTGCATTCGATTCTGCGGGATAAGCACAGAAGGCAGCTTCTCAAAACCGAAAGTTTGCCCTCATCCCAGCAATATGTTCCTTTTGGTGGAAAAAGATTGTGTGCTCTAAAAGGTGCAAGGCCAGCCATGAACAGGGCAG TGTCAGCCCCAAGCAAGTCTCTTGGGAGGAGGAGGCGGCGGCTGGCCCGAAACAGGTTTACCATTGACTCAGATGCCGTCTTCACAAGCAGCCCCGAAAAAGAGCCCCAGCAGCCCACGCACGGTGGGGACACTGACCGCTGGGTAGAGGAACAGTTTGACCTTGCTCAGTATGAGGAGCAGGAGGACATCAAGGAAACGGACATCCTCAGCGATGACGATGAGTACTGTGAGGCCATGAGGGGTGCCGTGGCCGACCGAGACCTTCGGGAGCGGCTGCAGGCAGCCTCCATCACGTGCCGCGGAGACCGCTCGCGCCCGGCCATGGACACGCACGCCTCCAGGATGACCCAGCTGAAGAAGCAGGCGGCCTTGACCGGCATCAACGGTGACGTAGAGGGCCACGGCGAGGAGGTCATCTGGGTCAGGCGTGAAGACTTTGTCCCGAGCAGGAAACTGAACACAGAGCTCTAA
- the TIAM1 gene encoding T-lymphoma invasion and metastasis-inducing protein 1 isoform X4 — translation MSALRRVNRKLKNESAVGSGDSLYRMLYLSTEQVAAFCRSLHEMNPSDSSAHPQEFTGPQLATMRQLTDADKLRKVICELLETERTYVKDLNCLMERYLKPLQKETFLTPDELDVLFGNLTEMVAFQVEFLKTLEDGVRLVPDLEKLEKVEQFKKVLFSLGGSFLYYADRFKLYSAFCASHTKVPKVLVKAKTDTAFKAFLDAQNPRRQHSSTLESYLIKPIQRILKYPLLLKELFALTDVDSEEHYHLDVAIKTMNKVASHINEMQKIHEEYGAVFDQLIAEQTGEKKEVADLSMGDLLLHNTVIWLNPPASLGKWKKEPELAAFVFKTAVVLVYKDGSKQKKKLGGSHRASIYEDWDPFRFRHMIPLEALQVRALASADAETNSVCEIVHVKSESEGRPERTFHLCCSSPEHRKDFLKAVHSILRDKHRRQLLKTESLPSSQQYVPFGGKRLCALKGARPAMNRAVSAPSKSLGRRRRRLARNRFTIDSDAVFTSSPEKEPQQPTHGGDTDRWVEEQFDLAQYEEQEDIKETDILSDDDEYCEAMRGAVADRDLRERLQAASITCRGDRSRPAMDTHASRMTQLKKQAALTGINGDVEGHGEEVIWVRREDFVPSRKLNTEL, via the exons ATGTCGGCTCTGCGGAGAGTTAACCGTAAACTCAAGAACGAAAGCGCTGTGGGATCCGGCGACTCTCTGTACCGTATGCTGTATTTG AGTACAGAGCAGGTCGCTGCTTTCTGTCGCAGTCTTCATGAAATGAACCCTTCTGACTCAAGTGCTCATCCTCAGGAATTCACAGGACCCCAGCTGGCCACCATGAGACAACTCACAGATGCAGATAAACTGCGAAAGGTCATCTGCGAACTTCTCGAAACAGAGCGCACCTACGTCAAA gACCTAAACTGTCTAATGGAGAGATACCTGAAGCCTCTACAAAAAGAAACGTTCCTCACACCAGATGAG cTGGATGTTCTCTTTGGGAATCTGACTGAAATGGTAGCATTTCAGGTGGAGTTCCTGAAAACTCTTGAAGATGGAGTAAGGCTGGTTCCAGACCTGGAAAAGCTTGAAAAAGTTGAGCAATTTAAG AAAGTGCTGTTTTCCTTGGGTGGATCCTTCCTTTACTACGCCGACCGTTTCAAGCTGTACAGTGCCTTCTGTGCCAGCCACACGAAAGTCCCAAAAGTACTGGTGAAAG CCAAGACAGATACAGCTTTCAAGGCATTTCTGGATGCTCAGAATCCCAGACGGCAGCACTCTTCCACGCTGGAGTCTTACCTCATCAAACCCATTCAGAGGATATTGAAATACCCTCTCCTGCTGAAGGAGCTCTTTGCTCTGACTGATGTAGACAGTGAAGAACATTATCACCTCGATG TGGCCATAAAAACAATGAACAAAGTTGCCAGCCATattaatgaaatgcaaaaaatcCACGAAGAATATGGGGCAGTGTTTGACCAACTCATAGCAGaacaaacaggagagaaaaaagag GTTGCAGACCTTTCCATGGGGGATTTGCTCTTGCATAACACAGTGATATGGCTTAATCCTCCTGCTTCACTAGGGAAATGGAAGAAGGAACCTGAGCTGGCAGCATTTG TGTTCAAAACTGCTGTGGTCCTTGTGTACAAGGATGGTTccaaacagaagaagaaactt GGAGGATCACATAGAGCTTCAATTTATGAAGACTGGGATCCATTCCGCTTTCGTCACATGATACCTTTGGAAGCACTGCAGGTTCGAGCATTGGCAAGTGCAG aTGCAGAGACCAATTCTGTATGTGAGATTGTCCACGTTAAATCTGAGTCTGAAGGCAGGCCAGAAAGAACGTTTCACCTTTGCTGTAG TTCACCAGAACACAGGAAGGACTTTCTGAAGGCAGTGCATTCGATTCTGCGGGATAAGCACAGAAGGCAGCTTCTCAAAACCGAAAGTTTGCCCTCATCCCAGCAATATGTTCCTTTTGGTGGAAAAAGATTGTGTGCTCTAAAAGGTGCAAGGCCAGCCATGAACAGGGCAG TGTCAGCCCCAAGCAAGTCTCTTGGGAGGAGGAGGCGGCGGCTGGCCCGAAACAGGTTTACCATTGACTCAGATGCCGTCTTCACAAGCAGCCCCGAAAAAGAGCCCCAGCAGCCCACGCACGGTGGGGACACTGACCGCTGGGTAGAGGAACAGTTTGACCTTGCTCAGTATGAGGAGCAGGAGGACATCAAGGAAACGGACATCCTCAGCGATGACGATGAGTACTGTGAGGCCATGAGGGGTGCCGTGGCCGACCGAGACCTTCGGGAGCGGCTGCAGGCAGCCTCCATCACGTGCCGCGGAGACCGCTCGCGCCCGGCCATGGACACGCACGCCTCCAGGATGACCCAGCTGAAGAAGCAGGCGGCCTTGACCGGCATCAACGGTGACGTAGAGGGCCACGGCGAGGAGGTCATCTGGGTCAGGCGTGAAGACTTTGTCCCGAGCAGGAAACTGAACACAGAGCTCTAA